A single genomic interval of Mycolicibacterium sp. MU0053 harbors:
- the ispG gene encoding flavodoxin-dependent (E)-4-hydroxy-3-methylbut-2-enyl-diphosphate synthase — protein MSIGLGMPAPPAPVLAPRRKTRQFMVRDVGVGSEHPISVQSMCTTKTHDVNSTLQQIAELTASGCDIVRVACPRQEDADALATIAKKSQIPVIADIHFQPKYIFAAIDAGCAAVRVNPGNIKEFDGRVGEVAKAAGAAGIPIRIGVNAGSLDKRFMEKYGKATPEALVESALWEASLFEEHGFGDIKISVKHNDPVVMVEAYEQLAAQCDYPLHLGVTEAGPAFQGTIKSAVAFGALLSRGIGDTIRVSLSAPPVEEVKVGNQILESLNLRPRGLEIVSCPSCGRAQVDVYTLANEVTAGLEGMEVPLRVAVMGCVVNGPGEAREADLGVASGNGKGQIFVKGEVIKTVPEAMIVETLIEEALRIASEMGAAPGDAGTPSGPPVVTVS, from the coding sequence ATGTCCATCGGTTTGGGGATGCCTGCGCCGCCAGCGCCCGTCCTGGCGCCCCGACGCAAGACCCGACAGTTCATGGTCCGCGACGTTGGCGTGGGCAGTGAGCACCCGATCTCGGTGCAGTCGATGTGCACCACCAAGACCCACGACGTCAACAGCACCCTGCAGCAGATCGCCGAGCTGACCGCCTCGGGCTGCGACATCGTCCGGGTGGCCTGCCCGCGGCAGGAGGATGCCGACGCGCTGGCCACGATCGCGAAGAAGTCGCAGATCCCGGTGATCGCCGACATTCATTTCCAGCCGAAGTACATCTTCGCCGCCATCGACGCCGGCTGTGCGGCGGTGCGGGTCAACCCCGGCAACATCAAGGAATTCGACGGCCGGGTCGGGGAGGTGGCCAAGGCCGCCGGCGCGGCGGGCATCCCGATCCGCATCGGGGTCAACGCCGGCTCGTTGGACAAGCGGTTCATGGAGAAGTACGGCAAGGCCACCCCGGAGGCGCTCGTGGAGTCGGCGCTGTGGGAGGCCTCGCTGTTCGAGGAGCACGGGTTCGGCGACATCAAGATCAGCGTCAAGCACAACGATCCGGTGGTCATGGTCGAGGCCTATGAGCAGTTGGCCGCCCAGTGCGACTACCCGCTGCATCTCGGTGTGACCGAGGCCGGGCCGGCCTTCCAGGGGACCATCAAGTCCGCCGTCGCATTCGGTGCGCTGCTGTCCCGCGGGATCGGCGACACCATCCGGGTCTCGCTTTCGGCGCCGCCGGTCGAGGAGGTCAAGGTCGGCAACCAGATCCTGGAGTCGCTCAACCTGCGGCCCCGCGGGCTGGAGATCGTCTCGTGCCCGTCGTGCGGGCGCGCCCAGGTCGACGTGTACACGCTGGCCAACGAGGTCACCGCCGGGCTCGAGGGCATGGAGGTGCCGCTGCGGGTGGCGGTGATGGGCTGCGTCGTCAACGGGCCCGGCGAGGCCCGCGAGGCCGACCTCGGCGTCGCCTCCGGCAACGGCAAGGGCCAGATCTTCGTCAAGGGCGAGGTGATCAAGACCGTGCCCGAGGCCATGATCGTCGAAACCCTCATCGAGGAGGCCCTGCGGATCGCCTCGGAAATGGGCGCGGCACCCGGGGACGCGGGAACTCCCAGCGGTCCGCCGGTGGTGACCGTAAGCTAG